The following are from one region of the Pseudohongiella spirulinae genome:
- the ccmB gene encoding heme exporter protein CcmB, translated as MTDHTAHQNPQVSTWGAFRATLKRDLLVAFKRRNDLLNPIMFFLIVVTLFPLGVSPDPVELSRISAGVVWVSALLASMLSLDNLYRADYEDGSLEQLLLSPQPLYFLVLAKNIAHWLISGLPVVILSPLLAYMLYLPGEAYTTLVLTLLIGTPVLSLFGSIGVALTVGLGSRGLILAVIVLPLSTPVLIIGAKAVTDVMFGLPTGSHFALLGAILALALSVAPLASAAALKISVN; from the coding sequence ATGACTGATCATACTGCTCATCAAAACCCGCAGGTCAGCACCTGGGGCGCCTTTCGTGCCACGCTCAAGCGTGATCTGCTGGTCGCCTTCAAACGGCGTAATGACCTGCTGAATCCCATTATGTTCTTCCTTATTGTGGTCACGCTGTTTCCGCTGGGTGTCAGTCCGGATCCGGTGGAGCTGAGTCGCATATCTGCCGGGGTAGTGTGGGTATCAGCGCTGCTGGCGTCCATGCTATCGCTGGACAATCTGTATCGGGCAGACTACGAAGATGGTTCTCTGGAGCAGTTGCTGCTTTCTCCTCAGCCGCTGTACTTTCTGGTGCTGGCAAAAAATATTGCGCACTGGCTGATCAGTGGTCTGCCAGTGGTTATCCTCTCGCCGCTGCTGGCCTATATGCTCTATCTGCCCGGCGAAGCCTACACCACACTGGTACTGACTCTGTTGATCGGCACGCCGGTGCTCAGCCTGTTCGGATCTATCGGGGTGGCGCTCACCGTGGGGCTGGGCAGTCGCGGACTGATTCTGGCGGTGATTGTTTTGCCCCTGTCGACCCCGGTGCTTATAATCGGCGCCAAAGCGGTCACAGATGTCATGTTTGGTCTGCCGACAGGCAGTCACTTTGCGCTGCTGGGGGCAATTCTGGCGCTGGCGCTCAGTGTTGCACCACTGGCCTCTGCAGCCGCACTTAAAATCAGTGTAAACTAG
- a CDS encoding heme ABC transporter permease, producing MWLWFSKLGSPRWFYDLSGKWLPWLYGAMLVLGVTGLTWALLFVPQDYQQGETIRIMYVHVPVASISLACFPLMAVAGAITLVWKMKLADMVAKCVAPIGAWFTGLALATGGIWGEPIWGTWWAWDARLTSMLIQFFLFIGVIALRSAIESPDNAAKACAVLAIVGAINVPIIKYSVEWWNTLHQPASRFSMDPVAPNPPEVWVPLVIMICAVYVFFVITLILRTRNEILVRERRSQWVKDLVAKEPV from the coding sequence ATGTGGCTGTGGTTTTCAAAATTAGGTTCGCCGCGCTGGTTTTATGACCTTTCCGGAAAGTGGCTGCCCTGGTTGTACGGCGCCATGTTAGTGCTGGGCGTGACCGGCCTGACCTGGGCTCTGCTGTTCGTGCCGCAGGATTATCAGCAGGGTGAAACCATTCGCATCATGTATGTGCATGTGCCTGTTGCCAGCATTTCACTGGCCTGTTTCCCGCTAATGGCGGTGGCCGGTGCTATTACCCTGGTCTGGAAAATGAAGCTGGCTGATATGGTGGCCAAATGTGTAGCGCCAATTGGCGCCTGGTTTACCGGTCTGGCGTTGGCCACCGGAGGCATCTGGGGTGAACCGATCTGGGGAACCTGGTGGGCCTGGGATGCACGTCTGACCTCCATGCTGATTCAATTCTTTCTGTTTATTGGTGTAATCGCGCTGCGTTCTGCCATCGAAAGCCCGGATAATGCCGCTAAAGCCTGTGCCGTACTGGCCATTGTTGGCGCCATCAATGTGCCGATTATCAAGTACTCGGTCGAGTGGTGGAATACGCTGCATCAGCCGGCCAGCCGTTTTTCAATGGACCCGGTGGCTCCCAATCCGCCGGAAGTCTGGGTGCCGCTGGTCATCATGATTTGCGCTGTTTATGTGTTTTTTGTGATTACACTGATTTTACGCACCCGTAATGAAATTCTGGTGCGTGAACGCCGGTCGCAATGGGTGAAGGATCTGGTCGCAAAGGAACCGGTATGA
- the ccmE gene encoding cytochrome c maturation protein CcmE, whose product MKPHRRKKLGIILFIATGLSVAIGLSLYALSSNIDLFYTPTQVATGEAAQGQRIRIGGMVKEGSVVHNQEDLEVMFVTTDYSHDVEIYYSGILPDLFREGQGIVAEGSLDASGTFIASRVLARHDENYMSPEVKAALDAAELARASAGGTY is encoded by the coding sequence ATGAAACCGCATCGCAGAAAGAAGCTGGGTATTATTCTGTTTATTGCCACCGGTCTGAGTGTGGCCATTGGCCTGTCGCTTTACGCGCTCAGCAGTAATATTGATTTGTTTTACACGCCCACGCAGGTGGCCACGGGAGAGGCTGCCCAGGGTCAGCGTATTCGCATTGGCGGTATGGTTAAAGAAGGTTCGGTTGTCCATAACCAGGAAGACCTGGAAGTCATGTTTGTGACCACCGATTACAGCCATGATGTAGAGATTTATTACAGCGGCATTCTGCCTGATCTGTTCCGTGAGGGGCAGGGCATTGTGGCTGAAGGTTCACTTGATGCCAGCGGCACCTTTATCGCCTCGCGCGTGCTGGCACGCCATGATGAAAATTACATGTCTCCAGAAGTCAAAGCTGCGCTGGATGCGGCTGAACTGGCCCGGGCCTCGGCCGGAGGCACGTACTGA
- a CDS encoding DsbE family thiol:disulfide interchange protein, which yields MRNLKLYIPVIIFAVLAVFMWRGLYLDSRTLPSVLIDRPLPEFELRTLEMGDQLATIDDLPDEPFILNIWGSYCLPCLQENPIFMAAREQNLVPIIGVNYKDRDHLARDWLDINGNPFSLNIIDDTGRYGIDLGVYGAPETFIVDASGVIRFKHIGTIDYRTWEEEIMPVVRQLQSEHMSAAGVSS from the coding sequence ATGAGAAATCTCAAGCTGTACATCCCGGTGATTATCTTCGCAGTGCTGGCCGTGTTTATGTGGCGCGGTCTCTATCTTGATTCGCGGACCCTGCCGTCCGTGTTGATTGACCGCCCATTGCCAGAGTTCGAATTGCGAACTCTGGAGATGGGCGATCAGCTGGCAACAATTGATGATCTGCCGGATGAACCCTTCATTCTGAATATCTGGGGCAGTTATTGCCTGCCATGTCTGCAGGAAAACCCCATTTTCATGGCAGCCCGCGAACAGAATCTGGTGCCCATTATCGGCGTGAATTATAAGGATCGGGATCATCTTGCCCGCGACTGGCTGGATATCAACGGTAATCCTTTCAGCCTTAACATCATTGACGATACGGGCCGTTATGGTATTGATCTGGGCGTTTATGGTGCCCCTGAAACGTTTATCGTAGATGCCAGTGGCGTGATCCGCTTCAAGCACATTGGCACTATCGATTACCGAACCTGGGAAGAAGAGATCATGCCGGTTGTACGCCAACTGCAGTCTGAACATATGTCTGCCGCCGGTGTCAGCTCATGA
- a CDS encoding cytochrome c-type biogenesis protein: MSLRSLTLNALLAFGLVLLLPAGIVPTAHAQMDVYEFETDEQQRRFRQLSNDFRCPMCQNANLSSSPGGVAADLRREIYLMIIDGMSDEEIESFMLERYGDFILYRPRLTVQTLLLWFGPVLFLLAGVWIAWNITRRSGRGSEEPAAISPAPSSAPDAASKTSGVHTAPLSPEEKRRLAQLLGDDIDNPSKPS, translated from the coding sequence ATGAGTTTGCGGTCCCTTACATTGAATGCGCTGCTGGCCTTTGGCCTGGTATTGCTGCTGCCCGCCGGGATCGTGCCGACGGCTCATGCCCAGATGGATGTGTATGAGTTTGAAACTGATGAGCAGCAGAGACGTTTTCGCCAGTTGTCCAATGACTTTCGCTGCCCGATGTGTCAGAACGCTAATCTGAGCAGCTCTCCGGGCGGCGTGGCCGCCGATTTGCGTCGTGAGATTTATCTCATGATCATAGATGGCATGAGTGATGAAGAAATTGAATCCTTTATGCTGGAGCGTTACGGTGACTTTATTCTGTATCGCCCGCGGTTAACCGTGCAGACGCTATTGCTGTGGTTTGGCCCTGTGCTGTTTCTGTTAGCCGGTGTATGGATTGCCTGGAATATAACGCGACGCAGCGGTCGTGGCTCAGAGGAGCCTGCAGCCATATCCCCGGCGCCTTCGTCGGCACCAGACGCTGCATCGAAGACATCCGGCGTTCATACAGCACCACTTAGCCCTGAAGAAAAACGGCGGCTGGCCCAATTGCTGGGCGACGATATCGACAATCCTTCCAAGCCGTCATGA
- the ccmI gene encoding c-type cytochrome biogenesis protein CcmI codes for MFWIISTLLFVLALLFVLLPVIRHSNKAVAGLKERNAANLSIYKERLGEIRAELSEGHIDQTEFDALEAELSRTLLSDVDGSDDATDQSAAEQAKASWFSPLRLIPLLMAVAVLPLSIWLYGLWGFSNDLQVAQIFDRSRAAQNDPEQIRDIIFELGEVIERDRENGWAWYFLARNLVSLGQFEQAAVAFERASENIEHPQDRAVVLGQYAQAQYIADGQQMTAEVMQIIDSAQRLNPSEPAVLQLLGADAYVNRDFQSALTYWQRLLNMTPAGSEDGEFLRMMIADAQAQMTQQSAADADPMASAPQIQVSLSLSPELDVPDDTRVFVSAQDSARPGPPLAARLLTVADLPLVVDLSDADAVGPFNLSSASEVVVVATVSLSGTADVQSGDFQARSAPVMLDHDAEPENPARIQIMISEPVP; via the coding sequence TTGTTCTGGATAATCAGTACCCTGTTATTTGTACTGGCCCTGCTTTTTGTGCTGCTGCCTGTCATCAGGCACAGCAACAAGGCGGTGGCAGGTCTCAAAGAGCGTAATGCCGCGAACCTGAGCATTTATAAAGAACGATTGGGCGAGATTCGGGCTGAACTGTCCGAGGGGCATATTGATCAGACAGAGTTTGATGCGCTGGAGGCAGAACTGTCACGCACGTTGCTGAGCGATGTAGATGGCTCGGACGACGCGACCGATCAGTCTGCTGCGGAACAGGCTAAAGCCAGCTGGTTCAGTCCGCTACGCCTGATTCCCCTGTTGATGGCTGTTGCAGTGTTGCCTTTGAGTATCTGGCTATACGGCTTGTGGGGCTTCAGCAATGATTTGCAGGTCGCACAGATTTTTGATCGCAGCCGTGCTGCGCAGAATGATCCTGAGCAGATCCGGGATATCATTTTTGAACTCGGCGAGGTAATTGAGCGGGACCGTGAAAATGGCTGGGCCTGGTACTTTCTGGCCCGCAATCTGGTATCGCTCGGTCAGTTTGAGCAGGCGGCAGTGGCCTTTGAGCGTGCGTCTGAAAACATTGAGCATCCTCAGGATCGCGCGGTGGTCCTGGGCCAGTATGCCCAGGCTCAGTATATTGCTGACGGTCAGCAAATGACGGCTGAGGTCATGCAGATCATTGATAGCGCGCAGCGACTGAACCCATCTGAACCGGCGGTGCTGCAACTGCTGGGTGCCGATGCCTATGTCAATCGCGACTTTCAGAGTGCTTTGACTTATTGGCAACGATTGCTGAATATGACCCCGGCCGGCAGCGAAGATGGTGAGTTCCTGCGTATGATGATCGCCGATGCTCAGGCTCAGATGACGCAGCAGTCGGCTGCTGACGCCGATCCGATGGCTTCTGCGCCCCAGATTCAGGTCAGTTTGTCTCTGTCGCCCGAACTCGATGTGCCGGATGATACCCGGGTATTTGTGTCAGCCCAGGACAGTGCAAGACCCGGTCCGCCTCTTGCGGCCAGACTGCTCACGGTGGCCGATTTGCCGCTGGTGGTCGACCTGAGTGACGCCGATGCAGTGGGTCCTTTTAATCTTTCTTCAGCTTCTGAGGTCGTGGTGGTTGCTACGGTGTCCCTGAGTGGCACAGCCGATGTTCAGAGCGGCGATTTTCAGGCACGTTCCGCACCTGTTATGCTGGACCACGATGCCGAACCGGAAAATCCGGCCAGGATTCAGATAATGATCAGTGAACCCGTTCCCTGA
- a CDS encoding peptidylprolyl isomerase, which yields MIKMRQMLGLLLVGLLCSTGLQAQNITATIETSKGTIELSLREGAAPTSAANFINLALRGYYDGLVFHRVEPRFMIQTGDPEGTGRGGPGYTFRGETNLKHNRPGVISTANAGPGTDGSQFFITHLPTPHLDGNHSVFGYVTSGMDVVNAIRRGDTMISVTINGDISALWERKSTDLLVWNTILNRNFDGLKPAPAP from the coding sequence ATGATCAAAATGCGGCAGATGCTGGGTTTATTGCTGGTGGGCTTGTTGTGTTCCACGGGCCTGCAGGCTCAGAATATTACGGCGACCATTGAAACCAGCAAGGGAACGATTGAACTGAGTCTGCGGGAGGGCGCGGCGCCCACGTCGGCAGCCAATTTCATCAACCTGGCGCTGCGAGGCTATTACGATGGACTGGTTTTTCATCGGGTTGAGCCACGTTTCATGATTCAGACTGGTGACCCGGAAGGCACCGGGCGTGGTGGCCCGGGTTATACCTTTCGCGGTGAGACGAACCTGAAACATAATCGTCCGGGTGTAATTTCAACTGCCAATGCCGGACCCGGTACCGATGGCAGCCAGTTTTTTATCACTCACTTGCCGACGCCGCATCTGGATGGCAATCACTCGGTGTTTGGTTACGTGACCAGCGGCATGGATGTTGTGAACGCAATCCGCCGGGGTGACACAATGATCAGCGTCACCATCAATGGCGATATCTCGGCGTTATGGGAACGGAAATCTACCGACCTGCTGGTCTGGAATACCATACTCAACCGCAATTTCGATGGACTGAAGCCCGCGCCTGCGCCCTGA
- a CDS encoding YciI family protein: MLYAIISEDVPNSLPIRMPVRPAHLERVEALRAEGRLIIAGPHPAIDSEDPGEAGFTGSLIIARFDSLEDAQGWADEDPYQKAGVYQRVTVKPFKQVLP, encoded by the coding sequence ATGTTATACGCCATTATCAGTGAAGATGTACCCAATAGCCTGCCCATCCGCATGCCGGTTCGTCCCGCACACCTGGAACGGGTAGAGGCACTGCGCGCCGAAGGCCGACTGATTATTGCCGGGCCACATCCGGCCATCGACAGCGAAGATCCGGGCGAGGCTGGCTTCACTGGCAGCCTGATCATCGCTCGCTTCGACTCTCTTGAGGATGCTCAAGGCTGGGCTGATGAAGACCCTTATCAAAAGGCCGGTGTCTACCAGCGCGTCACAGTCAAACCTTTCAAGCAGGTGCTGCCCTGA
- a CDS encoding L-threonylcarbamoyladenylate synthase has protein sequence MTQTLQIHPENPEPRLIQRAAEVLIGGGVVVYPTDSTYALACHIGDKNALERIRRIRQLSDKHNLTLMCRDLSEISTYAKVSNSAYRLLKAYTPGAYTFILPATAEVPRRLMHPKRKTIGLRIPDHPVTLALLEAVGEPVMSTSLILPDDEHPLSEIYDIEDQVGKLVDLIVESGACGLEPTTVVDLVEGAPQLLRAGKGDPAPFM, from the coding sequence ATGACTCAGACTTTACAAATACATCCCGAAAATCCCGAGCCCCGACTGATACAGCGTGCCGCCGAGGTGCTGATAGGCGGTGGTGTCGTGGTGTATCCCACCGATTCAACCTATGCGCTGGCCTGTCACATAGGCGATAAAAATGCTCTGGAGCGCATCCGGCGCATTCGTCAGTTGTCTGACAAACATAATCTGACGCTCATGTGTCGCGATCTTTCAGAAATCTCCACCTATGCCAAAGTCAGCAACAGCGCCTACCGTCTGCTCAAGGCCTATACGCCGGGTGCCTATACGTTTATTCTGCCGGCCACCGCTGAAGTGCCCCGGCGCCTGATGCACCCCAAGCGAAAAACCATCGGTCTGCGCATTCCGGATCATCCGGTGACTCTGGCTCTGCTGGAGGCAGTAGGTGAGCCGGTGATGAGCACCAGTCTGATCCTGCCTGATGATGAACACCCGCTGTCAGAGATCTACGATATCGAAGATCAGGTCGGAAAACTGGTGGATCTGATTGTTGAGAGCGGGGCCTGCGGACTGGAGCCGACCACGGTTGTCGATCTGGTTGAGGGTGCGCCGCAGCTGCTGCGTGCGGGCAAGGGTGATCCCGCGCCGTTTATGTAA
- a CDS encoding heme lyase CcmF/NrfE family subunit codes for MIPELGNFALILAFCLSIILGTVPMIGAARNNVLWMSLARPLTAGVFVFLSISLVILGYSFVTDDFSVQFVANHSNTTLPLQYKITAVWGGHEGSFLFWTWMLGGWMLAVAIFSKSVPEEFIARVLAIMGLICVGYTLFMLATSNPFDRVLPLAPADGADLNAALQDFAFIVHPPSLYMGYVGFSVVFAFAIAALLSGRLDAAWARWCRPWANVAWAILTLGLSLGSWWAYYELGWGGWWAWDPVENPPLITWLLGAAMIHSLAATEKRGVFKSWTVLLAIMAFASSLLGTFITRSGLLTSVHAFATDPTRGVYILGFLGVIIGGSLVLYAIRAPILKSEFGFGSWSREVFLLANNLILVVASAAILLGTLYPMVYQAVSGGDLISVGPPYFNTIFIPLMGILIVLLGIGPISRWKRTSTAYLRQQLTRVAIAALVLGVAIPVLLTMDVPLGTIGVTVLGLWIMFSMGKDVLNKIANKPSVAEGLKSLPISYWGMQLAHFGFVVTMAGACLTSIYSIERSVLLQAGQQADLGRYTFVFEGTRPVQGPNYIADEATVRVLRDGEYLRNLYPQKQLYTASNTPATKMGIDGRFLRDLFVTLGDPRDSGAWSMTLYVKPFVRWVWLGTLFIAFGGILAVTDKRYRRFKVKQQAETASKSATGQLVGEQS; via the coding sequence ATGATTCCTGAGCTGGGTAATTTTGCGCTGATTCTGGCATTCTGCCTGAGCATTATTCTGGGCACCGTGCCGATGATCGGAGCGGCCCGCAACAATGTACTTTGGATGTCACTGGCCAGACCGCTCACGGCCGGCGTGTTTGTTTTCCTGTCCATCAGTCTGGTGATCCTGGGCTACAGCTTTGTCACTGATGACTTTTCGGTTCAGTTTGTTGCTAACCACTCTAACACCACCTTGCCCCTGCAATACAAGATTACAGCCGTGTGGGGCGGCCACGAAGGTTCCTTCCTGTTCTGGACCTGGATGCTGGGCGGCTGGATGCTGGCCGTGGCCATTTTCAGTAAGTCGGTACCTGAAGAGTTTATCGCCCGGGTGCTGGCCATCATGGGTCTGATCTGCGTGGGTTACACGCTGTTCATGCTGGCAACCTCCAACCCCTTTGACCGGGTATTGCCGCTGGCACCGGCTGATGGGGCTGATCTGAATGCGGCGCTGCAGGACTTTGCCTTTATTGTGCATCCGCCGTCGCTGTATATGGGTTATGTTGGTTTCTCTGTGGTGTTTGCCTTTGCCATTGCTGCACTGCTCAGTGGCCGTCTGGATGCTGCCTGGGCGCGCTGGTGCCGACCCTGGGCCAATGTTGCCTGGGCGATTCTGACGCTGGGTCTGTCGCTGGGTTCCTGGTGGGCTTATTACGAGCTGGGCTGGGGTGGCTGGTGGGCCTGGGATCCGGTGGAGAATCCGCCACTGATCACTTGGCTGCTGGGTGCTGCGATGATTCACTCTCTGGCAGCGACGGAAAAGCGAGGTGTGTTCAAGAGCTGGACGGTGCTGCTGGCGATTATGGCCTTTGCCTCCAGTCTGCTGGGTACCTTCATTACGCGCTCAGGTCTGCTGACATCGGTGCATGCATTTGCCACCGATCCGACACGCGGTGTTTACATTCTGGGCTTCCTGGGTGTGATCATCGGCGGCTCACTGGTGCTTTACGCGATTCGTGCGCCAATTCTGAAAAGTGAGTTCGGCTTTGGCAGCTGGTCGCGTGAAGTATTCCTGCTGGCCAATAACCTGATCCTGGTGGTTGCCAGTGCCGCGATTCTGTTGGGTACCCTGTATCCCATGGTTTACCAGGCGGTCAGTGGCGGTGACCTGATCTCGGTGGGTCCGCCTTATTTTAATACCATTTTCATACCGTTGATGGGCATTCTGATTGTGCTGTTGGGCATTGGCCCCATCAGCCGCTGGAAGCGCACCTCAACAGCCTATCTGCGACAGCAACTGACCCGGGTGGCGATTGCGGCGCTGGTGCTGGGTGTGGCCATCCCGGTTTTGCTGACCATGGATGTGCCGCTGGGTACGATTGGTGTGACAGTGCTCGGCCTGTGGATCATGTTCAGCATGGGCAAGGATGTGCTGAACAAAATAGCCAACAAACCATCAGTGGCTGAAGGGCTGAAAAGTCTGCCGATCAGCTACTGGGGCATGCAGCTTGCGCATTTTGGTTTCGTGGTGACGATGGCGGGCGCCTGCCTGACCAGTATTTACAGTATTGAACGCAGTGTGCTGCTGCAGGCCGGCCAGCAGGCCGATCTGGGGCGCTATACCTTTGTATTTGAAGGGACGCGTCCGGTGCAGGGCCCCAACTACATTGCTGACGAGGCGACGGTGCGGGTGCTGCGTGATGGTGAATACCTGCGTAATCTGTATCCGCAGAAGCAGTTGTATACAGCCAGCAACACCCCGGCTACCAAGATGGGCATTGACGGTCGCTTTCTGCGCGATCTGTTTGTGACACTGGGTGATCCCAGGGATAGTGGTGCCTGGTCCATGACACTCTACGTGAAGCCTTTTGTGCGCTGGGTGTGGCTGGGCACGTTGTTTATTGCCTTTGGCGGTATTCTGGCCGTGACAGATAAACGCTATCGTCGATTCAAAGTGAAGCAGCAGGCTGAGACAGCTTCAAAGTCTGCCACTGGCCAGCTGGTCGGGGAGCAATCGTGA
- the moaB gene encoding molybdenum cofactor biosynthesis protein B produces the protein MAKESTGFLPVNAVVVTVSDTRTEQTDTSGKYLADSLQQAGHTVLARHIVKDDTYKLRALVATLIADDQVQAVLLTGGTGFTHRDNTVRAVTPLLDMHIDGFGEIFRYLSHAEIGSSTIQSRAFAGMSNGTIVFCMPGSTGACRTAWQGIIAQQLDSRHKPCHFVDKLKSV, from the coding sequence ATGGCAAAAGAAAGTACTGGTTTTTTACCCGTTAATGCGGTGGTGGTGACGGTTTCTGATACTCGCACCGAGCAGACCGATACCTCAGGAAAATATCTGGCCGACAGCCTGCAGCAGGCGGGTCACACTGTCCTGGCCCGGCATATTGTCAAAGATGATACGTACAAGTTAAGGGCTCTGGTAGCCACGCTGATTGCCGATGATCAGGTGCAGGCGGTGTTACTGACCGGCGGCACCGGTTTTACGCATCGTGATAATACAGTGCGGGCTGTCACCCCCTTGCTTGATATGCACATTGATGGTTTCGGGGAGATTTTCCGCTACCTGTCTCACGCCGAGATCGGCAGCTCGACTATCCAGTCGCGCGCCTTTGCCGGCATGAGCAATGGCACAATCGTATTCTGCATGCCCGGGTCTACCGGTGCCTGCCGCACAGCCTGGCAGGGCATTATTGCCCAGCAGCTCGATAGCCGTCATAAGCCCTGCCATTTTGTCGACAAACTTAAGTCTGTGTAA
- the moaA gene encoding GTP 3',8-cyclase MoaA encodes MTEAAKSMSAGSETPALIDRFGRRVDYVRLSVTDRCDFRCVYCMTEQMTFLPRRQVLSLEEIYAIGKAFTELGVKRLRLTGGEPLVRSNVMSLIEALGRLPGLNELLLTTNGAQLQKLAAPLRRAGVTRINISIDSLQPERFRRITRVGDLDRVLAGIAAAQQEDFERIRLNAVIMKGYNDDEVMALTDYALDQGLDIAFIEEMPLGEASDHKREDTVCTNDWVREQISAHYSLQASDARTAGPSKYYRVPGYDSRIGFISPMSHNFCADCNRVRVTVEGRLLLCLGNEHSSDLRSVLRRGLAEQGPAPLGDLADLEREPVSESLKQAIIAAMDLKPERHHFYEADYAQPVRLMNMTGG; translated from the coding sequence ATGACAGAAGCTGCAAAGTCCATGTCCGCAGGTAGTGAAACGCCCGCATTGATCGATCGTTTTGGTCGACGGGTGGACTATGTGCGTTTGTCAGTCACAGACCGATGTGATTTCCGGTGTGTGTACTGCATGACCGAACAGATGACTTTTCTGCCACGCCGACAGGTACTGAGCCTGGAAGAAATCTATGCAATCGGCAAGGCTTTTACTGAGCTTGGCGTAAAGCGATTGCGATTGACAGGCGGCGAACCGCTGGTGCGAAGTAACGTTATGAGCCTGATTGAGGCGTTGGGGCGATTGCCCGGCCTGAATGAGCTATTGTTGACGACCAATGGCGCACAATTGCAGAAACTCGCGGCGCCGCTGCGCAGGGCAGGGGTTACTCGTATCAATATCAGCATTGACAGCCTGCAGCCGGAGCGTTTTCGTCGTATCACGCGGGTTGGCGATCTTGATCGGGTGCTGGCCGGAATTGCCGCAGCGCAGCAAGAGGATTTTGAGCGTATCCGTCTGAATGCCGTCATCATGAAAGGGTACAACGATGACGAAGTCATGGCACTGACCGACTACGCGCTTGACCAGGGTCTGGATATCGCCTTCATCGAGGAAATGCCTCTTGGAGAGGCGTCTGACCACAAGCGTGAAGACACTGTCTGCACCAACGATTGGGTCAGAGAACAGATTTCGGCACACTATTCACTCCAGGCCAGCGATGCGCGAACCGCCGGGCCATCTAAATACTACCGTGTTCCCGGTTATGATAGTCGCATCGGTTTCATCTCACCTATGTCACATAATTTTTGTGCGGACTGCAACCGGGTCCGGGTAACTGTTGAAGGACGCCTGTTGCTGTGTCTGGGCAATGAACATTCATCTGATTTACGAAGCGTACTGCGGCGCGGGCTAGCAGAGCAGGGGCCGGCACCACTGGGCGATCTTGCAGACCTGGAAAGAGAGCCGGTCAGCGAGTCGCTGAAGCAGGCCATCATCGCGGCCATGGATCTGAAGCCGGAGCGTCATCATTTTTATGAGGCCGATTACGCTCAGCCGGTCCGGCTGATGAACATGACTGGAGGTTAG
- a CDS encoding exodeoxyribonuclease III, translating to MRITTFNCNGIRSAARKGFFDWFSRQQIDVLCLQETKAQVHQLDDEVFRPAGYERFFCDAEKKGYAGTAIYCRVTPDKISRGIGWSVADQEGRYIQADFGNLSIVSLYMPSGSSGDARQAIKFEFLDRFLPLLKQFRGSGREYVLCADWNICHKEIDLKNWRANRKNSGFLPEERAWLDQLYDELGYVDSFRLVNQQPDQYSWWSNRGQARAKNVGWRLDYHIVTPALASRVENATIYTDENFSDHAPVTLDLEWDWQTSQS from the coding sequence ATGCGCATCACCACCTTTAACTGCAATGGTATTCGTTCGGCCGCGCGCAAGGGCTTTTTTGATTGGTTCTCCCGTCAGCAGATTGACGTGCTGTGTCTGCAGGAAACCAAAGCGCAGGTTCATCAGCTCGACGATGAGGTGTTCAGGCCTGCTGGCTATGAGCGGTTTTTCTGCGATGCGGAAAAAAAAGGTTATGCCGGTACGGCCATCTATTGCCGTGTTACTCCGGACAAGATCAGCCGTGGCATTGGCTGGTCGGTGGCTGACCAGGAAGGGCGCTACATACAGGCTGATTTTGGTAATCTGAGCATTGTTTCTCTTTATATGCCATCAGGATCCAGCGGTGATGCCCGGCAGGCCATCAAATTTGAGTTTCTGGATCGTTTTCTGCCTTTGTTAAAGCAGTTTCGCGGGTCGGGCCGTGAATATGTGCTGTGCGCTGACTGGAATATCTGTCATAAGGAAATTGACCTGAAAAACTGGCGGGCCAACCGCAAGAATTCAGGTTTTCTGCCCGAGGAGAGGGCCTGGCTGGATCAACTTTACGATGAGCTGGGTTACGTGGACTCTTTCCGGCTGGTGAATCAGCAGCCCGATCAGTACAGCTGGTGGTCAAACAGGGGCCAGGCCAGAGCCAAAAACGTTGGCTGGCGTCTGGACTATCACATAGTCACTCCGGCGCTGGCCTCACGGGTAGAGAATGCTACAATTTACACTGATGAGAATTTTTCCGATCACGCCCCGGTGACACTTGATCTGGAGTGGGATTGGCAAACCAGTCAGTCATGA
- the ccmD gene encoding heme exporter protein CcmD: MTIQFSSLSEFLQMGNYTFHVWMVYLLFTIFITYNLLAPRLQRRQFIREQKRRAARDAELAARQDNRSQS; encoded by the coding sequence ATGACTATTCAGTTTTCCAGCCTCAGTGAATTTCTGCAGATGGGCAATTACACCTTTCACGTGTGGATGGTTTATCTGCTGTTTACGATTTTTATCACTTACAACCTGCTGGCGCCGCGACTTCAGCGCCGGCAATTCATTCGCGAACAAAAGCGTCGCGCGGCGCGGGATGCCGAATTGGCCGCCCGCCAAGATAACAGGAGCCAGTCATGA